CTATGACCTTATATGAATATTCCAGCGTTTGCAAGCATATAGCCGACAACCTGAACAGAGAGTCTGGATTGATCATGATTTATACCATGGACCAAGAATTTAGACGACGGGAACCTGAGAAGACTGGGGCGATTGTAGCGATTACCGATCACTGGCTGGAAAAGGTGTATAAAAAAACCTAACcgtttttcttttcctttattcGTGGAGGATGGCCAGCAGTGACCACATCGCAGAAAAAGCGCATAACCATGCATTAGAATGGGTGGAGAAAATGCAAGACGATACGGTGTTTCAATTCGTTAAACATTTTCTGATAGCGGGGGTGTTTCCAATGACTCTGGACGAATATACAGATCTACGGAACCGGATATACATCAATCTCTATAACGATGCGGgattgatgttaatttatgtcctgggggaggaattcaagaaacgcatgcctgaaaaaaccgccgagattgaaagtatcaccaaggactggcttcgagaagtatacataaagtgtgaagaacttaattcatttcatttattcccGGAGGATGGCCAGCAGTGACCACATCACAGAGAAAGCGATAACTTATGTATTGGATTATCTCACAGACATTCATTCTGGGCAGTTTGAATTTGTGTTACACTATATGCGAGAAGAATTATTTCCCATCAGCTTAAAGGACTATCCATGTCTCTGTCAGTATTTGATCGAGAACCGGGTCAACCCGCAAGCCTTAGTATTGATTCATTTAATGGGCCAGGAATTGAAACGAATGCGACCCACAGACAGAGCAGAAATCGAGAAAATCAGACTACGATGTCTTCGAGAGATGTACGTCAAGTTAAACGTGTGACTTTTAATCTGGACAATAATGAAGTGTATCTGTTACCCGAAGAAGACCGGACAAGTATCTGGATGACTGTAGCCGCTGATCGCTATCGATTTCAACGCAGGATtcgagaaatggaaaaaatgttggaccctattttaaaaagacatgtgcattggtgttgtgtgtgggagttatgtatttgaaatatgtgacatgaataaaattgtttacacgaaagctgtgtttggttgagtctctcagagaagggtttatttgttgaggaatccagaaaatcctaaaggtagagtgaaaatcgaatcaaataaggtgttttCTATCGAATAGACCTTATGAGATGTTGTTAGGGATGTACATGgtcgagaaataaatttttaaagaggtggtgaagaaacattgaacctcgactcgacctctttaacctctgtttctttgaaaactatgcgacgtagcaaaataaaaataagtttaacgcATTCGCCGTCTcagaatctatcagattaaatctaccttgcacagatatcgaatgtctagaaaaagacaatgagaaaaaactctctactcgaaagcacaaatccgCCATTTTGACGGCCGCCATCTTGCcttcgtctccgaagcgagggatgttttcgaggaggtccgcgctttCCTGATATATACCGGCGCACTCGCCAGTTTGCTTCACTGGTGATCCAGCACAGTtatagaagatttttgaaggattttaaagaagaaagaagaatggCTGCAAGAAGAGACCCGCTCTTCAATTTCCAGACCTTGCTTGGCTTCCGGTACCGGCTGGTAGTGGTGGCTGAGGAACGGGTAGGGGAGAATTGGGTCGTGCGTTCTGAGAACGACCTGAGCACCTTCTCCCCTTTCGACCAGAGTGGGGTCCGTGAGATCATCTGCCGGGTGCGGTCCGAGTATGAAGGGAGGGCACCCCGCCGCCGCACCGCCCGGATCTCCACGGCCACGAGACCGCGCCGACGGGCCCCACAACCAccctcaccaccaccaccttacTCCCCGGCGACGGCTACAACATCACCACCAGCGATCCCATCGGCACCGGAGGAATACAGCCCGGTGCCGATGAGCGACTCATCAGCGTCACCGGTGGAGTATTCACCGCGGTCACCGTCCCCCGCACCACCTCCCAGTCCAGCCCAGAGTCCGTCGCTGCTGGTGACCGAGACGTCATCACCACCGAGACCGGCAGCCCCTGCAAGACCCCCACCACCTACCATCCGGTTTGCAGGGAGGACTCCACCACCGAGGCCAACCCACGCACCGGTGGCAACTCATCCCCCGAGGAACCACCCTATGACTGTCCCTGGCTGGGCAGATAGGGCGATTCCCATCTGGTTTAAGTGCCCTGTCTGCTGGCAAGACAGGGTACACTCTGGAATCACGTGCAGGGGATGTGGGCAGCGCCCAGCTTGCTGCTCGTGCGTGGAGCGGATAGAGGAGCGGCGACACACCCGGGGACGGTGCCCGTTATGCCGGTTTACCGGAGCCAGGGAATGAAAGTCGGTCCTTAGGACCAaacggcccttttcagggccaccaacttttttgaaaagacactttttatggcaaaaaatcaagaaacacacaagtttgttttaaaaaagtttttattaacACAAGTAATAGCTAGAATAAAGCTATAATaaagttacattttcttgacaatgtacacatgtttatgatactgATAAGCAAAGTCACAAATCCATTGTCTATAATGAGCCCAATTGCCTCCGGCTAATCCACATCCAATACGATAAGGAAACGCTAAAGTCTGGTAAGACAAAGTGCCTAATTCctgtaaacattgttgaaaccaAAGTTCACGTTGTTCGGGGGTATCGGCATACAGGGGTAAGCGTTGAGTGCCTCTCCCGTAATCCCATTGCGCTAACAAACAGATCACATCAGGATGAGTAGAATGAGGCATAATACACACAGTACCCGGTATTCCTCGATCCGCTGCTATAGCTAAATTTCTCCGTCCTAAAGGTTGTCGGGTCGCATACAGATTAGCCCAAGGAAATCGGTCGGCAATACGTTGACTTATTCCATGAGGTTTCACcgttaaacagttacattgttgtacaataGCATCCACCCAAGGTAGAGATAATACATCTCCTCGTAGATCCGTCACCGACATGCTGGTTGACAGGTCTCACAGGTACACGTTGACCAGGGTTCTTGACTGTAAGGACAATGTTGAAACAGCCGGGGATCAAACTTTCTCTGAGTCCAGCGCTCTCTAAACTCCTGACAGATCTCACAGGTACAGTCCTTATGTGCTATTTCTTCTTCAGGGGTGATGGTACAATGCTGCGGGCACTTACACTCTAGCCAGGGTTCTCTAGTGTGACCACAATATTTATAGACAAAGGGATAATAATTCAGCTCTGCCAATCTCTCTATCCACTTATGTTTGGCcaggatgttttcttttttataatgaaaacacCCACAAGTGCTCCAAGGTCCTCGGCAATACCCACACACTAGTACATCATTCTCATCATCCGCGTACCGTTCAaacgacatgattgagaaaaatggtaacaagtgacctatgtatataatgttttttgATGAGTCATCAACATGACGTCAGCCATCTGAGGTAaggggatgttttcgaggacgTCCGCGCTCTCGCCTTTTTAAACGAGCGCAACGTCAAAAATCGGGCATTccgattttttaaaggaaccagaACCATGAGCCGCAGAGTAGGACCAGACCCTACGGTGAATGATTATTCTATCAAATGGGAGGAGGATTGGGAGCAAGAGATTGCTCCGCCGGCCTCACGGGAGGCTCTTCCCCCACCACCCATGAGCCAGGATCTGCCCCCGCCAGAAGAAAACTGGGACGCAGAGATGGAAGTGGTGCAGCGGCCTCCGGGGAGAATGTTTTTTAAACACGGGTGGTTGCCTGTGTTTGTGTTTGACCACGAGCAACCCCCGGAGGagcagaaaaagaagaagagaagaaagaagaagaagaacagaCAGTGAGGGGGACggagaagaaaaagaagaagaagaagagaaggagaagagaagagaagagagaagaagaagaagagaaaagaccaagaacagagagaaagaaaacagcccttttcagggctacccattctttttgaaaagacatggttgattacaatgacaagaatttttttttttccaacgtTTTATTAAACTCCAACtatgaacaataacaataacataGTTTACAATACATTCAGTCTTTGACATTGACAAGTTTGTCCTTGATGGGTTCTCGGTTTTCGGAAGGTCTCTTTAAACCAATCCGCCACAAAACGATCGCGTTGTAAGGCCGTGCCTTTCCAGGGAAGTAACCATTCTTGTACGGTGCTTCTATGGCGATGGCGTTGatgtaaaaaatacacacagtattGTCCACAGACATCCGTATTCAAATCTTGATAACAATGGGTGTTATGAATCCAAGTCTCTCCGTGGCGTTGAATAAAGTCTTGGATGTCTTTATGGCTGGGAGGTAATccgtaagaatcaaaatattcgACGGTAGGGCTACTCAAATACAAACAGACCCAATGCGCTCCAGGGCGATCGTGAGGGTCTGTATTCACCACGATGGCTTTGTGATGAGGTAACAGCTCAGGTATGACATCTCGAGGATACACACCGGCAAACGCCGGTCCTAAATCTCGTTGTAAAACATCTCTCAATTGCTGAgtatccatctctctctcttagTAATCGATACTGACTTCtcgttgtttgttgatttctagCAGATTGTCGAACACGGCATACACCACACAGTTTAAGGTCCTGGCCACGTTGGCGGCAAATTGCACTTCCACTCTCAAGTTCCCCGtctgtatgagatgaaatttatccgtCTGGGCTTCTTGATCTTTCGTGAAATCCACACACCAGAGGGTGTAACCGTTTTTATACTCTTCCAGGGTAATGTCCGGAGCCCAGTCCTGGCCTAATTTTCCCAAGCCTTTGTACAGACTCAAATACGATCTCAGGTACTGATCGTCGGTGAAATTAGGTTCCAAAGGTCGGGTTTCCATCATTtctccattgatactgatttctaatttcttgactctctcattttggaaatgaaaggGGTTTCGGGTATTATCCCCATTAAAAGCCGCATTGTCCACAAAACCCAACACGATCAGTTTAGGCATCTGTCCTTGAAACAGATGATCGGTGATTTTAGATTGGGTGCCACTAGGAATGGTGAAGGTTTTCACTTCCACTCGTCTCAATGGATATTTCGCCGTTTGAGTACTCAGTTGCTGATTGATGAGATTAATGATACTCGGCACAGGTTTGACTTTCCTCACCCACAAGATCATACTTTGAATGACCACTTTCCCACTACTCCCGGCAGCGGTCATCATGTAGAACTGGGGTCGAGCGCGATTGAATCGGAGACGGACATCCACGCCATTAGGGAGACATTTCTCTTGCTCAAACAAATCCAGATGTAATCGATCCATCAACACGATCTCCTTACTGTCTGTAATCTTCTCGTGACGTTTTCTCAACCCTACATTCTTGGAATCATCCGGATACACGGGAGTCGGGATGACGGCCGCGATGTTGACTTTAT
This genomic window from Ostrea edulis chromosome 4, xbOstEdul1.1, whole genome shotgun sequence contains:
- the LOC130053808 gene encoding uncharacterized protein LOC130053808, encoding MAARRDPLFNFQTLLGFRYRLVVVAEERVGENWVVRSENDLSTFSPFDQSGVREIICRVRSEYEGRAPRRRTARISTATRPRRRAPQPPSPPPPYSPATATTSPPAIPSAPEEYSPVPMSDSSASPVEYSPRSPSPAPPPSPAQSPSLLVTETSSPPRPAAPARPPPPTIRFAGRTPPPRPTHAPVATHPPRNHPMTVPGWADRAIPIWFKCPVCWQDRVHSGITCRGCGQRPACCSCVERIEERRHTRGRCPLCRFTGARE
- the LOC130053809 gene encoding uncharacterized protein F54H12.2-like; its protein translation is MMHRESCACGTDSLELFKVPPTNVTLEDSKWMEYYPISSTLNSDTAPIEFEIKGQGDEYLDLSQTYLQMVCKFTKADGTNLAGANSSSTPVNNILHSLFSEIDVSLNGKVITPGTDTYPYKAYLEKLLSYAPKTLETQMRACSLWEKDTAGHMDEVKLEALTQPPIEFAAVNDKVNIAAVIPTPVYPDDSKNVGLRKRHEKITDSKEIVLMDRLHLDLFEQEKCLPNGVDVRLRFNRARPQFYMMTAAGSSGKVVIQSMILWVRKVKPVPSIINLINQQLSTQTAKYPLRRVEVKTFTIPSGTQSKITDHLFQGQMPKLIVLGQDWAPDITLEEYKNGYTLWCVDFTKDQEAQTDKFHLIQTGNLRVEVQFAANVARTLNCVVYAVFDNLLEINKQREVSIDY